Sequence from the Nocardioides exalbidus genome:
GAGATCGCCGGCACGGCGGCGAAGAAGTCGGCGGCCTCCTCGATCGGCATGTCGAGGACCTCGGCGATGGTCTTGCCCTTGTAGTGGACCTCGAGCGTCTCGCGGTTGTAGCGGGCGCCGTGGCAGACCTCGCAGGGGACGTAGACGTCCGGGAGGAAGTTCATCTCGATCTTGATCGTGCCGTCGCCGGAGCACGCCTCGCAGCGCCCGCCCTTGACGTTGAACGAGAAGCGGCCCTGGAGGTAGCCGCGCATCTTGGCCTCCGGGGTGGAGGCGAAGAGCCGACGGACGTGGTCGAAGACGCCGGTGTAGGTCGCGGGGTTGGAGCGCGGCGTCCGGCCGATGGGCGACTGGTCGACGTGGATGACCTTGTCGACGTGCTCGAGACCGCTGATCCTCGTGTGCCGCCCGGGCACGGCGCGGGCGTTGTAGATCTGCTTGGCCAGCGAGGTGTAGAGGATGTCGTTGACCAGCGTCGACTTGCCGGAGCCGGAGACGCCGGTGACCGCGGTGAAGACGCCCAGCGGGAAGCTGACGTCGACGTTCTGGAGGTTGTTCTCCCGGGCGCCGTGGACGGTCAGCTCGCGACCGACGGTGCGGGGGCGGCGCACGGCGGGCACGGGGATCTCGCGACGGCCGGAGAGGTACTGGCCGGTCATCGAGTCGGGGTGCGCGAGCAGGTCCTCGACCGAGCCGGAGTGGACGACCTGGCCTCCGTGCTCACCGGCACCCGGGCCGATGTCGACGACCCAGTCGGCGACGCGGACGGTGTCCTCGTCGTGCTCGACGACGATGAGCGTGTTGCCGAGGTCCTTGAGCCGGACGAGGGTCTCGATGAGGCGCTGGTTGTCACGCTGGTGGAGGCCGATCGACGGCTCGTCGAGGACGTAGAGGACGCCGACGAGGCCGGCGCCGATCTGCGTGGCGAGCCGGATCCGCTGGGCCTCGCCGCCGGACAGCGAGCCGCTGGGCCGGTCGAGGGAGAGGTAGTCGAGCCCGACGTCGAGCAGGAACCGCAGGCGCTCCTGGATCTCCCTGAGGACCCGCTCGCCGATCTGGCGCTCGCGCGCGGAGAGCTCGACGGTGCGCAGGTATTCGGCCGTCTCGTCGATCGACATCGCGCAGACCTCGGCGATGTTCTTGCCGCCCTGGTCCCTGGCGCCGAGGGTCACCGACACCGAGACGGGCTTGAGGCGGGTGCCCTTGCACGCCGGGCACGGGACCTCGCGCATGAAGCCCTCGAACCGCTCGCGGCTCGTGTCGGACTCGGCCTCGCGGTGGCGGCGCTCGACGTAGGGGCGGACACCCTCGAAGGCGGCGTAGTAGGCACGCTGGCGGCCGTAGCGGTTCTTCGTGACGACGTGGACCTTGGTCTTGTGGCCCTCGAGCAGCGACGTGCGTGCGTGCGGGGTGAGCTCGTTCCACGGGGTGTTGAGGTCGAAGCCGAGCTCCTCCCCGAGCGCGTTGATCAGGCGGAGGAAGTAGTCGGCGACGTGGGCACCGCTCCAGGGAGCGATCGCGCCCTCGCCGAGCGTCGCGCCCTGGTCGGGGACCACGAGCTCGGGGTCGACCTCCATCTTGGTGCCGAGGCCGGAGCAGACGGTGCAGGCGCCGAACGGGGAGTTGAAGGAGAACGACCGGGGCTCGAGGTCGTCGGTGTCGATGGCGTGGTCGTTGGGGCACGCCATCTTCTCCGAGAACCGCATCTCGCGGCCCGGGTCCTTCGCGTCGAGGTCGACGAAGTCGACGACGACCAGGCCGCCGGCCAGGCCAAGGGCGGTCTCGACCGAGTCGGTGAGGCGGCGCTTCGACGACTCCTTGACCGCGAGGCGGTCGACCACGACCTCGATGGTGTGCTTGAGCTTCTTGTCGAGGGTCGGCGGCTCGTCGAGGGTGTGGGTCTGGCCGTCGACGCGCGCCCGGCTGAAGCC
This genomic interval carries:
- the uvrA gene encoding excinuclease ABC subunit UvrA, with translation MADQLIIRGAREHNLKDVSLDLPRDSLIVFTGLSGSGKSSLAFDTIFAEGQRRYVESLSAYARQFLGQMDKPDVDFIEGLSPAVSIDQKSTSKNPRSTVGTITEVYDYLRLLYARAGRAHCPTCGAPIERQTPQQIVDRILGLEEGRRFQVLAPVIRGRKGEYVELFRQLQQQGFSRARVDGQTHTLDEPPTLDKKLKHTIEVVVDRLAVKESSKRRLTDSVETALGLAGGLVVVDFVDLDAKDPGREMRFSEKMACPNDHAIDTDDLEPRSFSFNSPFGACTVCSGLGTKMEVDPELVVPDQGATLGEGAIAPWSGAHVADYFLRLINALGEELGFDLNTPWNELTPHARTSLLEGHKTKVHVVTKNRYGRQRAYYAAFEGVRPYVERRHREAESDTSRERFEGFMREVPCPACKGTRLKPVSVSVTLGARDQGGKNIAEVCAMSIDETAEYLRTVELSARERQIGERVLREIQERLRFLLDVGLDYLSLDRPSGSLSGGEAQRIRLATQIGAGLVGVLYVLDEPSIGLHQRDNQRLIETLVRLKDLGNTLIVVEHDEDTVRVADWVVDIGPGAGEHGGQVVHSGSVEDLLAHPDSMTGQYLSGRREIPVPAVRRPRTVGRELTVHGARENNLQNVDVSFPLGVFTAVTGVSGSGKSTLVNDILYTSLAKQIYNARAVPGRHTRISGLEHVDKVIHVDQSPIGRTPRSNPATYTGVFDHVRRLFASTPEAKMRGYLQGRFSFNVKGGRCEACSGDGTIKIEMNFLPDVYVPCEVCHGARYNRETLEVHYKGKTIAEVLDMPIEEAADFFAAVPAISRHMVTLGEVGLGYVRLGQPATTLSGGEAQRVKLASELQKRSTGRTVYVLDEPTTGLHFEDIRKLLHVLSGLVDKGNSVLVIEHNLDVIKTADWLIDMGPEGGSRGGLVVAEGTPEHVASVAESHTGAFLKPILEGREAKQPRGRVKPVEVSRPVTKAAAKKAAAAERAAKKASAVAAPAKKATAKKATAKKATAKKATAKKAAAKKAAARKK